The following are encoded together in the Oncorhynchus kisutch isolate 150728-3 linkage group LG8, Okis_V2, whole genome shotgun sequence genome:
- the LOC109895097 gene encoding rho-related GTP-binding protein RhoF-like produces the protein MLQNMSGVSSGHTRRREEFKVVIVGDGGCGKTSLLQVCTKGDFPEKYVPSVFEKCVANVRYRGAEFRLNIYDTAGQEDYDRLRPLSYQSANLILICYDVTCPSSYDNLLIKWFPEVHHFCRGVPIILVGCKTDLRKDKVLAKKLWSSGENPITYIQGEETKRKINADLYLECSAKYKENVEDIFREAIKRAIAATRKAKWKGFCAFL, from the exons ATGCTACAGAACATGTCAGGGGTGAGCAGTGGGCATACCAGGAGGCGAGAGGAGTTTAAGGTTGTGATAGTAGGTGATGGTGGATGTGGGAAAACCTCCCTACTCCAGGTTTGCACTAAAGGAGACTTTCCAGAG AAATACGTACCATCTGTGTTTGAAAAATGTGTCGCCAACGTGAGGTACAGAGGCGCTGAGTTTCGTCTGAACATCTACGATACTGCAG GTCAAGAGGACTATGACCGATTACGCCCTCTGTCCTATCAGAGTGCCAACCTGATATTGATCTGCTATGATGTCACTTGCCCATCAAGTTATGACAATTTGCTAATCAAG TGGTTCCCCGAGGTGCATCACTTCTGCCGTGGCGTGCCCATTATACTGGTAGGATGCAAAACAGACCTGCGGAAAGACAAGGTCTTGGCAAAGAAACTGTGGTCTTCAGGCGAGAACCCCATCACATACATCCAG GGTGAAGAGACCAAAAGGAAGATCAACGCTGACCTCTACTTGGAGTGTTCAGCCAAATACAAGGAGAATGTGGAGGACATATTCAGAGAGGCTATCAAACGAGCCATTGCAGCAACAAGGAAGGCAAAATGGAAAGGATTCTGTGCCTTTCTGTGA